A single region of the Jatrophihabitans sp. GAS493 genome encodes:
- the fabI gene encoding enoyl-ACP reductase FabI has translation MGILDGKRLLVTGVITESSIAFAVARLAQEQGAEVVLTGFGRLSLVRRVAAKLPKPAPVVELDVADPEQLAALADGVREHVDGLDGVLHSIGFAPASCLGGGFLEAPWEDVATAVQVSTYSLKSLAVAALPLMSEGSSLLGLTFDATVAWPAYDWMGVAKAGLESASRYLARELGPRKIRVNLIAAGPIRTMAAKSIPGFSQFEDAWNGRAPLGWDNTNAEPVARTAVAMLSDWLPSTTGEIVHVDGGFHAMGV, from the coding sequence ATGGGAATTCTTGACGGTAAGCGGCTCCTGGTCACCGGCGTCATCACGGAATCGTCCATCGCGTTCGCGGTCGCCCGACTGGCCCAGGAGCAGGGAGCGGAGGTCGTGCTCACCGGGTTCGGGCGTCTGTCCCTGGTCCGGCGGGTGGCCGCGAAGCTGCCGAAGCCGGCCCCGGTCGTGGAGTTGGATGTCGCCGATCCCGAGCAGCTGGCCGCCCTGGCCGACGGGGTACGTGAGCACGTCGACGGCCTGGACGGAGTGCTGCACTCCATCGGCTTCGCCCCGGCGAGCTGCCTCGGCGGGGGCTTCCTGGAGGCACCGTGGGAGGACGTCGCCACGGCGGTTCAGGTCTCGACCTACTCACTGAAGTCGCTGGCCGTCGCCGCGCTGCCGCTGATGAGTGAGGGTTCATCGCTGCTCGGTCTCACCTTCGACGCCACCGTCGCGTGGCCGGCCTACGACTGGATGGGTGTGGCCAAGGCTGGGTTGGAGTCGGCGTCGCGCTACCTGGCCCGCGAACTCGGCCCGCGCAAGATTCGGGTGAACCTCATCGCCGCCGGCCCGATTCGCACCATGGCGGCCAAGAGCATCCCGGGATTCAGCCAGTTCGAGGACGCGTGGAACGGCCGGGCACCGCTCGGTTGGGACAACACCAACGCCGAACCCGTTGCCCGCACTGCGGTGGCCATGTTGTCCGACTGGTTGCCCTCGACCACCGGCGAGATCGTCCACGTCGACGGTGGGTTCCACGCGATGGGGGTGTAG
- the fabG gene encoding 3-oxoacyl-ACP reductase FabG: protein MGQRVLVTGGNRGIGLAIARAFQETGDDVAVTSRSGEAPDGLFAVACDVTDAESVDRAFGEVEAKFGPVQVLVANAGITDDTLLMRMTEESFSSVLDTNLTGAYRVAKRATPGMLKAKAGRMIFISSVVGLLGSAGQVNYAASKAGLVGLARSVARELGSRNITANVIAPGFIDTDMTAELSDARRSEIIANVPLRRYGSVEEVAATAVFLASPAAAYISGAVLPVDGGLGMGH, encoded by the coding sequence GTGGGTCAACGTGTGCTGGTTACCGGCGGAAATCGGGGCATCGGCCTGGCCATCGCCAGGGCGTTTCAGGAGACGGGCGACGACGTCGCGGTGACGAGCCGCAGCGGCGAGGCCCCGGACGGCCTCTTCGCCGTGGCCTGCGACGTCACCGATGCCGAATCGGTCGATCGTGCCTTTGGTGAGGTCGAAGCGAAGTTCGGCCCGGTACAGGTGCTGGTCGCCAATGCGGGCATCACCGATGACACGCTGCTCATGCGCATGACCGAGGAGTCCTTCTCCTCCGTCCTCGACACCAACCTCACCGGCGCCTACCGGGTGGCCAAGCGGGCCACCCCCGGAATGCTCAAGGCCAAAGCGGGCCGGATGATCTTCATCAGCTCGGTGGTCGGCCTCCTCGGCTCGGCCGGGCAGGTGAACTACGCCGCCTCCAAAGCCGGTCTCGTCGGCCTGGCCCGCTCGGTCGCCCGAGAGCTCGGCTCGCGCAACATCACCGCCAACGTCATCGCGCCCGGATTCATCGACACCGATATGACGGCCGAACTCAGCGACGCGCGGCGCAGCGAAATCATCGCCAATGTGCCGCTGCGCCGCTACGGCAGCGTCGAGGAGGTTGCCGCCACCGCCGTGTTCCTGGCCAGTCCGGCCGCGGCCTACATCAGCGGAGCCGTGCTGCCGGTTGACGGTGGCCTCGGCATGGGTCACTAA
- a CDS encoding NADPH:quinone oxidoreductase family protein — protein sequence MSELPDPVPGPGDQVLDVLAAGVNYADTHQTEDSYLAKQSLPLIPGSEVVVRAPDGSRLLGFVAGGGYAQRIAVNPDHLFKIPDAVSDADALTTLVQGATAWHLLRTSAHLAEGESVVVHAGAGGVGTIAIQLAKRWGAGRVIATASSEVKRALARELGADVTVDAHASDLTAALREANGGRGVDVVLEMTGGKVFDDSLKALAPLGRLVVFGMAGRTPPTAVVPATLMGRSTAVIGFWLVHIAQRPALMAEAVNGLLQLLANGELRAIVGGTYSLEQAAEAHGALLDRSSVGKLVIDPWL from the coding sequence GTGAGCGAGCTGCCGGACCCGGTGCCGGGCCCCGGTGATCAGGTCCTCGACGTCCTGGCCGCCGGCGTCAACTACGCCGACACCCACCAGACCGAGGACTCCTACCTCGCGAAGCAGTCGCTCCCGCTCATCCCGGGCAGTGAGGTGGTGGTACGCGCCCCGGACGGGTCGCGGCTGCTGGGCTTCGTCGCCGGCGGCGGGTATGCCCAACGAATTGCTGTCAATCCAGATCATCTCTTCAAGATTCCCGACGCGGTCAGCGACGCGGACGCCCTGACGACGCTGGTGCAGGGGGCGACGGCCTGGCATCTGCTGCGGACGAGCGCTCATCTGGCCGAGGGTGAGTCGGTGGTTGTTCACGCTGGGGCCGGGGGCGTCGGCACGATCGCCATTCAGCTGGCCAAACGATGGGGCGCTGGCCGGGTCATCGCGACCGCCTCCAGCGAGGTCAAGCGGGCGCTGGCCCGCGAGCTCGGCGCCGACGTGACCGTTGACGCGCACGCCAGTGATCTGACTGCGGCGCTGCGCGAAGCCAACGGCGGTCGCGGCGTGGACGTCGTCCTCGAGATGACCGGCGGCAAGGTCTTCGACGACAGCCTCAAGGCGCTCGCCCCGCTCGGCCGGCTGGTCGTCTTCGGAATGGCCGGACGCACCCCGCCAACCGCGGTTGTGCCGGCGACGTTGATGGGGCGAAGCACCGCCGTGATCGGGTTCTGGCTGGTGCACATCGCCCAGCGCCCTGCCCTCATGGCCGAGGCGGTGAACGGCCTTCTACAGCTGCTGGCCAACGGTGAACTGAGGGCGATCGTCGGCGGCACCTACTCGCTGGAGCAGGCGGCCGAGGCCCACGGAGCGCTACTGGACCGCTCTTCGGTCGGCAAGCTCGTCATTGACCCTTGGCTTTAG
- a CDS encoding VWA domain-containing protein codes for MMFLSPAWLLLLLLVAAAAVTYVAIQLRRKKYAARFSNVSLLASVAPKRPGWRRHLTFGLLLLGMAILTIGLAQPTASVRVPRDRATVMLAIDVSQSMQATDVLPNRIEAAKAAAKTFVDLLPSRINVGLVKFAGNASVAVSPTTDRDSLKVAIDSFQLENSTAIGEAIYTCLDAISVFSKSSTAKNDKPAPARIVLMSDGSNTKGRDPLDAAQAAKSVGVAVSTIAFGTDSGTVTVQGETIPVPADKATLKAVADDTGGTFHTAASAEELRQVYQNIGSQIGYTTSHKVVSWRFMLLGLLLLFGASAASLLWGGRLA; via the coding sequence CTGATGTTCCTCTCCCCAGCCTGGCTGCTGCTCCTGCTGCTCGTCGCGGCCGCCGCGGTCACGTATGTGGCTATCCAGCTGCGCCGCAAGAAGTACGCCGCTCGCTTCAGCAATGTCTCACTGCTGGCCAGCGTCGCTCCGAAACGACCGGGCTGGCGCCGCCACCTGACCTTCGGCTTACTTTTGCTGGGGATGGCGATCCTCACGATCGGCCTCGCGCAGCCGACGGCGTCGGTTCGGGTCCCGCGTGACCGAGCCACCGTGATGCTGGCGATCGATGTGTCGCAGTCGATGCAGGCCACCGATGTGCTGCCGAACCGCATCGAGGCCGCGAAGGCCGCCGCCAAAACGTTCGTCGACCTGCTGCCGAGCCGGATCAACGTCGGCCTGGTCAAGTTCGCCGGCAACGCCAGCGTGGCGGTGTCGCCGACCACCGACCGCGACAGCCTGAAGGTGGCGATCGACAGCTTCCAACTGGAGAACTCGACCGCAATCGGTGAGGCGATCTACACCTGCCTGGACGCGATCTCCGTCTTCAGCAAGTCCAGCACGGCCAAGAACGACAAGCCGGCGCCGGCCCGCATCGTCCTGATGAGCGATGGCAGCAACACCAAGGGGCGCGACCCGCTCGACGCCGCGCAGGCCGCCAAGAGCGTCGGAGTCGCGGTGTCGACGATCGCCTTCGGCACCGACTCCGGCACCGTCACCGTGCAGGGCGAGACGATCCCCGTTCCCGCCGACAAAGCGACGCTCAAAGCCGTCGCCGACGACACCGGGGGCACCTTCCACACCGCAGCCTCGGCTGAAGAGCTGCGTCAGGTGTACCAGAACATCGGCTCGCAGATCGGCTACACCACCAGTCACAAGGTGGTGAGCTGGCGCTTCATGCTGCTCGGCCTGCTACTCCTCTTCGGGGCCAGCGCCGCGTCACTGCTGTGGGGCGGGCGGCTCGCCTGA
- a CDS encoding DUF58 domain-containing protein, whose product MSDAERSATEDEAADALLRRLELTVRNKLDGLLQGNYLGLVPGSGTEAGESRLYFSGDDVRRMDWPVTARTGVAHVRQTIADRELETWLAVDLSASLDFGTARSDKRELVLAALTAITQLTARDGNRVGAIVSNGETTLRIPALPGRMNARNLVHTIARMPRASEGSRGDLGSMLEQLQRPPRRRGMVVVLSDFLDATAATGGPAIASLPDGAQSSWARPLRALSGRHQLLAIEIVDPRELELPAAGMVTFVDTETGEQLEVQTSDAQVRRRFAEAAQQQRTQIATVLRHVGAAHLQLRTDRSWVDDIVRFVLARRHLLADTGVR is encoded by the coding sequence GTGAGCGATGCCGAACGATCGGCCACTGAGGACGAGGCCGCCGACGCACTACTGCGCCGGCTTGAGCTGACCGTCCGCAACAAGCTCGATGGGTTACTGCAGGGAAATTATCTCGGGCTGGTCCCGGGCTCGGGTACCGAGGCGGGGGAGTCTCGCCTCTACTTCAGCGGCGACGACGTCCGCCGGATGGACTGGCCGGTCACGGCGCGAACGGGCGTGGCCCACGTACGCCAGACGATCGCCGACCGGGAGTTGGAGACCTGGCTCGCGGTCGACCTGTCGGCCAGCCTGGATTTCGGCACAGCCCGCAGTGACAAGCGCGAACTCGTCCTGGCCGCGCTCACCGCGATCACCCAGCTCACCGCCCGTGACGGCAACCGGGTGGGGGCGATCGTCAGCAACGGCGAGACGACGCTGCGGATCCCCGCCCTCCCGGGGCGGATGAACGCCCGGAACCTGGTGCACACGATCGCCCGGATGCCGCGAGCCAGCGAAGGCAGCCGGGGTGACCTGGGCAGCATGCTCGAACAGCTGCAGCGCCCGCCGCGTCGGCGCGGCATGGTCGTCGTCCTCTCCGACTTTCTCGACGCGACCGCGGCCACCGGTGGCCCGGCGATCGCCTCACTCCCCGACGGCGCGCAGTCGTCGTGGGCCCGCCCGCTGCGGGCGCTCAGCGGACGCCACCAACTTCTGGCGATCGAGATCGTCGACCCCCGCGAGCTCGAGCTGCCGGCCGCCGGCATGGTGACGTTCGTGGACACCGAGACCGGTGAGCAGCTCGAGGTGCAGACCTCGGATGCTCAGGTGCGTCGCCGCTTCGCCGAGGCCGCGCAGCAGCAGCGCACCCAGATCGCCACCGTGCTGCGCCACGTCGGCGCCGCCCATCTGCAGCTGCGGACCGACCGCAGTTGGGTCGATGACATTGTTCGTTTTGTGCTGGCCCGCCGGCATCTACTCGCCGATACCGGAGTTCGCTGA
- a CDS encoding MoxR family ATPase: MFEIKRVIVGQDRLVERMMVSLLAKGHCLLEGVPGVAKTLAVETLARTVSGSFARLQFTPDLVPSDIVGTRIYRQGAEKFDTELGPVFANFVLADEINRAPAKVQSALLEVMAERQVSIGGVRHPVPTPFLVLATQNPIESEGVYPLPEAQRDRFLMKINVGYPTAAEEREIIYRMGSVPPVASAVIGTDELERLQARAAKVFVHHAIVDYVVRLVLATRSPAANGMPDVAQWISYGASPRASLGLIAAGRALALLRGRDYVLPQDILDVATDVLPHRLVLTYDAIADGVPAMHAVRRILQTVPLPQVSARPGPPPPNGGPQANGAPQPGYAPSYAATGQPGQPAPPPNSWERNT; the protein is encoded by the coding sequence ATGTTCGAGATCAAGCGGGTCATCGTAGGTCAGGACCGGTTGGTCGAGCGGATGATGGTCAGCCTGCTGGCCAAGGGTCACTGCCTGCTGGAAGGCGTTCCCGGGGTCGCCAAGACCCTCGCCGTCGAGACCCTCGCCCGCACCGTCAGCGGCAGTTTCGCCCGCCTTCAGTTCACACCGGACCTGGTCCCCTCCGACATCGTCGGAACCCGCATCTACCGGCAGGGTGCGGAGAAGTTCGACACCGAACTCGGACCGGTCTTCGCCAACTTCGTGCTGGCTGATGAGATCAACCGCGCTCCGGCCAAGGTGCAGTCAGCACTGCTGGAGGTCATGGCCGAGCGGCAGGTCTCCATCGGTGGAGTCAGGCACCCGGTCCCGACGCCGTTCCTGGTACTGGCGACCCAGAACCCGATCGAGAGCGAGGGCGTCTACCCGCTGCCGGAGGCGCAGCGCGACCGCTTCCTGATGAAGATCAACGTCGGTTACCCGACGGCCGCCGAGGAGCGGGAAATCATCTACCGGATGGGGTCGGTCCCACCCGTCGCCAGCGCCGTCATCGGCACCGACGAGCTGGAGCGACTGCAGGCTCGGGCCGCGAAGGTCTTCGTGCACCATGCGATCGTCGACTACGTGGTGCGGCTCGTGCTGGCTACCCGCAGCCCGGCGGCCAACGGTATGCCGGACGTCGCCCAGTGGATCTCCTATGGCGCCAGCCCGCGGGCCAGCCTCGGCCTCATCGCCGCCGGCCGCGCGCTCGCGCTCCTGCGCGGGCGTGACTACGTCCTTCCGCAGGACATTCTGGACGTCGCCACCGACGTGCTGCCCCACCGCCTCGTACTCACCTACGACGCCATCGCCGACGGCGTGCCGGCCATGCACGCGGTACGCCGCATTCTGCAGACGGTGCCGCTGCCGCAGGTCTCGGCCCGACCTGGCCCGCCGCCGCCGAACGGAGGCCCGCAGGCCAACGGAGCTCCGCAGCCGGGGTATGCCCCCAGCTACGCCGCCACCGGACAGCCGGGGCAGCCCGCCCCGCCGCCGAACAGCTGGGAACGCAACACGTGA
- the moaA gene encoding GTP 3',8-cyclase MoaA, whose protein sequence is MAADSVLIDRFGRVATDLRISLTDRCSLRCTYCMPAEGLDWLPRAELLTDDEIVTLAGVFVGCGVTSIRLTGGEPLLHRTLAEIVSRLAQFSPRPELSLTTNGVGLVDKAEGLVAAGLDRVNVSVDTLQPERFLALTRRNRLADVLAGVAAAAAAGLSPVKINAVLMRGSNFDEAPALLDWALRQGYRLRFIEHMPLDAQQAWNREVMVSAEEILELLGRSYSLLPIGHGPDGSAPAEDFEILDGPGRAHWAAAGHERPRVGIIASVTRPFCRDCDRLRLTSDGQLRTCLFARDETDLRGPLRAGASVAELTELITVAVAGKQSGHGIGSGSFQQPLRPMSAIGG, encoded by the coding sequence ATGGCCGCCGATTCAGTACTGATCGATCGATTCGGTCGGGTGGCGACGGACCTTCGAATCTCGCTGACTGACCGGTGTTCGTTGCGCTGCACCTACTGCATGCCGGCCGAGGGGCTGGACTGGCTGCCGCGGGCCGAACTGCTCACCGACGACGAGATCGTCACGCTGGCCGGAGTCTTCGTTGGCTGCGGGGTCACCAGTATCCGACTCACCGGCGGCGAGCCCCTGCTGCACCGCACGCTGGCCGAGATCGTCAGCCGGCTGGCCCAGTTCTCGCCGCGACCGGAGCTGTCGCTCACCACGAATGGTGTCGGCCTGGTCGACAAGGCCGAGGGGCTGGTCGCGGCCGGCCTGGATCGGGTCAACGTCTCGGTCGACACCCTCCAGCCGGAGCGCTTCCTCGCCCTGACTCGCCGCAACCGACTGGCTGACGTGCTGGCCGGCGTCGCCGCGGCGGCGGCCGCGGGGCTCTCCCCGGTGAAGATCAACGCGGTGCTGATGCGGGGGAGCAACTTCGACGAGGCGCCGGCCCTGCTCGACTGGGCACTACGGCAGGGCTACCGTCTGCGCTTCATCGAGCACATGCCATTGGACGCGCAGCAGGCGTGGAACCGCGAAGTGATGGTGAGCGCCGAGGAGATCCTCGAACTGCTCGGACGCTCCTATTCGCTACTGCCGATCGGGCACGGCCCGGACGGCTCGGCACCGGCCGAGGATTTCGAGATCCTCGACGGGCCCGGGCGAGCTCACTGGGCCGCCGCCGGACACGAGCGGCCGCGCGTCGGCATCATCGCCTCGGTGACCCGTCCGTTCTGTCGCGACTGTGATCGGCTTCGCCTCACCTCGGACGGTCAGCTGCGCACCTGCCTCTTCGCCCGCGACGAGACCGACCTCCGCGGACCCCTGCGGGCTGGGGCGTCTGTGGCCGAGCTGACCGAACTCATCACCGTGGCCGTCGCCGGTAAGCAATCCGGCCATGGGATCGGATCCGGGTCTTTCCAGCAGCCGCTACGACCGATGTCGGCCATCGGCGGCTGA
- a CDS encoding NlpC/P60 family protein — protein sequence MRVALQKHNRGQQPHRRTATKSVIVIVVAALVSALAFVTVSPAGANPTPPPNPTNQQLANAAAQKAALATQVGQLSGQLAAMQAQVDRLNGESELAEQRVALAISELSDAQDAADAARAAVDAANAKVAQAHLDFSNFVQASYMSGPTGGTAAGLLTATDPSELLQRGDYLGFAASHQLEAIANLNKSTIEQANADAASRAAVNRQKAAKLNAEQAQQAAAAKLASAKTQQTQLNATMATTQTQLNTAQANLATLNGQRAAYNAYQARQRAIAAAKAAAAARARAQALAAKRAADRLAAARRAAARASGSSSGSSSQDLGLQGSGISNAPSTGGWTAAKGRTAVARAMQYLGYMYAWAGGNRRGPTYGVCESGDAWNDCHIVGFDCSGLALYGWAPYLSMPHYALSQYSVAGSYHPSRSSLMPGDLLFWSSNGAISGIHHVAIYIGNGNVIQAPNSGEVIQITPVGQVSSGYYGATRPLT from the coding sequence GTGCGCGTCGCCCTTCAGAAGCACAACCGTGGTCAGCAGCCACACCGTCGCACCGCGACCAAGTCGGTCATCGTGATCGTCGTCGCCGCTCTGGTGTCCGCACTGGCCTTCGTCACGGTATCGCCGGCCGGAGCTAACCCGACGCCTCCTCCGAACCCCACCAATCAGCAGCTGGCGAACGCCGCAGCGCAGAAGGCCGCACTGGCCACCCAGGTCGGGCAGCTCTCCGGCCAGCTGGCCGCCATGCAGGCCCAGGTCGACCGCCTCAACGGCGAGTCGGAACTGGCCGAGCAGCGGGTCGCCCTGGCCATCTCAGAACTCTCCGACGCCCAGGACGCCGCCGACGCGGCCCGGGCCGCCGTCGACGCCGCCAACGCGAAGGTCGCCCAAGCCCACCTCGACTTCTCCAACTTCGTCCAGGCCAGCTATATGAGCGGACCGACCGGAGGCACCGCGGCTGGACTGCTCACCGCGACCGATCCGAGTGAGCTCCTGCAGCGGGGTGACTACCTCGGCTTCGCCGCCAGCCACCAGCTCGAGGCCATCGCGAACCTCAACAAGTCCACCATCGAGCAGGCCAATGCCGATGCCGCCTCCCGAGCCGCGGTGAACCGGCAGAAGGCGGCCAAGCTCAACGCCGAGCAGGCGCAGCAGGCGGCCGCCGCCAAACTCGCTTCAGCCAAGACGCAGCAGACGCAGCTCAACGCGACCATGGCCACTACCCAGACTCAACTCAACACAGCGCAGGCCAACCTCGCCACCCTGAACGGGCAGCGGGCCGCCTACAACGCCTATCAGGCCCGCCAGCGCGCCATCGCCGCCGCCAAGGCCGCGGCGGCGGCCAGGGCCCGCGCCCAGGCCCTGGCCGCCAAGCGGGCCGCTGATCGCCTGGCCGCCGCTCGAAGGGCCGCGGCCAGAGCGTCCGGCTCCTCGTCGGGCTCCTCCAGCCAGGATCTCGGGCTGCAGGGCTCCGGTATCTCGAACGCGCCCAGCACCGGCGGTTGGACTGCGGCCAAGGGACGCACTGCGGTCGCCCGGGCTATGCAGTACCTCGGCTATATGTACGCCTGGGCCGGCGGCAACCGGCGCGGCCCGACTTACGGTGTCTGCGAGTCGGGCGACGCCTGGAACGACTGCCACATCGTCGGCTTCGACTGCTCGGGGCTCGCCCTCTACGGGTGGGCGCCCTACCTGTCGATGCCGCACTACGCGCTGTCGCAGTACAGCGTCGCCGGCAGCTATCACCCGTCACGCAGCTCGCTGATGCCCGGTGATCTGCTCTTCTGGAGCAGCAATGGCGCCATCTCCGGTATTCACCACGTCGCCATCTACATCGGCAACGGCAACGTCATCCAGGCACCCAACAGCGGTGAGGTCATCCAGATCACCCCGGTTGGTCAGGTCTCCTCGGGCTACTACGGAGCAACCCGCCCGCTGACGTAA
- the acnA gene encoding aconitate hydratase AcnA — MPSDSKNSFGSRDQLVVGDRSYEYFRIDKVAGSEHLPFSLKVLLENLLRTEDGANITAAQIESLAQWDPSAEPDIEIQFSPARVVMQDFTGVPAVVDLATMREAVKELGGDPAKINPLSPAELVIDHSVIADLFGTANAFERNVELEYERNFERYQFLRWGQTAFNDFKVVPPGTGIVHQVNIEYLARVIFDRQTADGTVVYPDTVVGTDSHTTMVNGLGVLGWGVGGIEAEAAMLGQPVSMLIPRVVGFKLTGELPEGATATDLVLIITEMLRKHGVVGKFVEFYGAGVSAVPLANRATIGNMSPEYGSTCAIFPIDEETLKYLRFTGRDEEQTALVEAYAKANGLWHDPEHEPKFSEKLELDLSTITPSLAGPKRPQDRVPLDLASSMFRTSLADYAEDSVQDAIDEAVAESFPASDSPSTTEGDHLVHHGGAPDRVAGRPSNPTTVTLADGTSFVIDHGAVAVAAITSCTNTSNPSVMIAAALLAKKAVERGLSRKPWVKTTLAPGSKVVMNYYDRAGLTPYLDKLGFNLVGYGCTTCIGNSGPLLDEISAAINEQDLAVVSVLSGNRNFEGRINPDVKMNYLASPPLVVAYALAGSMDIDITKESLGNDTNGEPVYLRDIWPTNDEIATVVEEAIGSDMYTTSYAAVFAGDERWQGLPTPEGNTFEWDANSTYVRKPPYFDNMAVEPSSVSDISGARVLAKLGDSVTTDHISPASSIKVDSPAGKYLTEHGIDRKDFNSYGSRRGNHEVMIRGTFANIRLRNQLAEGTEGGFTRDFTLADGPVSTIYDASVNYAAAGIPLVILAGKEYGSGSSRDWAAKGTALLGVRAVIAESYERIHRSNLIGMGVLPLQYADGESAATLGLDGTETFSFTGIEALNDGGIPRTVTVTAGEKTFEARVRIDTPGEADYYRHGGIMQYVLRSLL, encoded by the coding sequence GTGCCCAGTGATAGCAAAAACAGCTTCGGATCCCGTGACCAGCTCGTCGTCGGCGATCGGTCCTACGAGTATTTCCGCATCGACAAGGTGGCTGGTTCCGAGCACCTGCCATTCAGCCTGAAGGTGCTGCTGGAGAATCTGCTCCGCACCGAGGACGGCGCCAACATCACCGCCGCCCAGATCGAGTCGCTGGCCCAGTGGGACCCGAGCGCCGAACCCGACATCGAGATCCAGTTCAGCCCGGCCCGCGTCGTCATGCAGGACTTCACCGGCGTACCGGCGGTCGTGGACCTGGCCACCATGCGCGAAGCGGTCAAGGAGCTCGGCGGTGACCCGGCCAAGATCAACCCGCTCTCGCCGGCCGAGCTGGTCATCGACCACTCGGTGATCGCCGATCTCTTCGGCACGGCGAACGCCTTCGAACGCAACGTCGAGCTCGAGTACGAGCGCAACTTCGAGCGCTACCAGTTCCTGCGCTGGGGACAGACCGCCTTCAACGACTTCAAGGTGGTGCCCCCGGGCACCGGCATCGTGCACCAGGTGAACATCGAGTACCTGGCCCGCGTGATCTTCGACCGCCAGACCGCCGACGGCACGGTCGTCTACCCCGACACCGTCGTGGGCACCGACTCGCACACCACCATGGTGAACGGGCTCGGTGTGCTCGGCTGGGGTGTCGGCGGCATCGAAGCCGAGGCCGCGATGCTCGGCCAGCCGGTCAGCATGCTCATCCCGCGCGTCGTCGGCTTCAAGCTCACCGGCGAACTGCCGGAAGGAGCCACCGCGACCGACCTGGTGCTCATCATCACCGAGATGCTCCGCAAGCACGGGGTCGTCGGTAAGTTCGTCGAGTTCTACGGCGCCGGGGTCTCCGCCGTCCCGCTGGCCAACCGGGCCACCATCGGCAACATGAGCCCGGAGTACGGCTCCACCTGTGCGATCTTCCCGATCGATGAGGAGACCCTGAAGTACCTGCGGTTCACCGGACGTGACGAAGAGCAGACTGCACTCGTCGAGGCGTACGCGAAGGCCAACGGTCTCTGGCACGACCCGGAGCACGAGCCCAAGTTCAGCGAGAAGCTGGAGCTCGACCTCAGCACGATCACGCCCTCGCTGGCCGGTCCGAAACGCCCGCAGGACCGGGTTCCGCTCGACCTGGCCAGCTCGATGTTCCGCACGTCGCTGGCCGACTACGCCGAGGACTCCGTCCAGGATGCGATCGACGAGGCCGTCGCGGAGTCGTTCCCGGCCTCGGATTCACCGAGCACCACCGAGGGTGACCACCTGGTGCACCACGGCGGAGCTCCGGATCGGGTTGCCGGCCGCCCGTCGAACCCGACTACGGTGACGCTGGCCGATGGAACCTCCTTCGTGATCGACCACGGTGCCGTCGCGGTCGCCGCGATCACCTCCTGCACCAACACGTCGAACCCGTCCGTGATGATCGCGGCCGCACTGCTGGCCAAGAAGGCCGTGGAGCGGGGTCTGAGCCGCAAGCCGTGGGTGAAGACGACGCTCGCCCCCGGGTCGAAGGTCGTCATGAACTACTACGACCGGGCCGGTCTCACGCCCTACCTCGACAAGCTCGGCTTCAACCTCGTCGGCTACGGCTGCACCACCTGCATCGGCAACTCGGGTCCGCTGCTCGACGAGATCTCCGCGGCCATCAATGAGCAGGATCTGGCCGTGGTCAGCGTCCTCTCCGGCAACCGCAACTTCGAGGGCCGCATCAACCCGGACGTGAAGATGAATTACCTGGCCTCCCCGCCGCTGGTGGTCGCCTATGCCCTCGCCGGCTCGATGGACATCGACATCACCAAGGAATCGCTGGGCAACGACACCAACGGCGAGCCGGTCTACCTGCGCGACATCTGGCCGACCAACGACGAGATCGCAACGGTCGTCGAGGAGGCCATCGGCAGCGACATGTACACGACGAGCTACGCCGCGGTCTTCGCCGGCGACGAGCGTTGGCAGGGGCTGCCCACACCGGAGGGGAACACCTTCGAGTGGGACGCGAACTCCACCTATGTCCGCAAGCCCCCGTACTTCGACAACATGGCGGTCGAGCCGTCATCGGTGAGTGACATCAGTGGCGCCCGAGTGCTGGCCAAGCTCGGTGACTCGGTGACCACCGACCACATCTCACCGGCCAGTTCGATCAAGGTCGACTCACCGGCCGGCAAGTACCTCACCGAGCACGGCATCGATCGCAAGGACTTCAACTCCTACGGTTCGCGGCGCGGTAACCACGAGGTGATGATCCGCGGCACCTTCGCCAACATCCGGCTGCGCAACCAGTTGGCCGAGGGAACCGAGGGTGGTTTCACCCGCGACTTCACCCTGGCCGACGGACCGGTCAGCACGATCTACGACGCCTCGGTCAATTACGCCGCGGCAGGTATCCCGCTGGTCATCCTGGCCGGCAAGGAGTACGGCTCCGGCTCATCGCGGGACTGGGCGGCCAAGGGCACCGCGCTGCTCGGGGTACGGGCCGTCATCGCCGAGTCCTACGAGCGCATCCACCGCTCGAACCTGATCGGAATGGGTGTCCTCCCCCTCCAGTACGCCGATGGCGAGAGCGCGGCCACCCTGGGCCTGGACGGCACCGAGACCTTCTCCTTCACCGGCATCGAGGCCCTCAACGACGGCGGGATTCCCCGCACCGTGACGGTCACCGCCGGCGAGAAGACGTTCGAGGCGCGGGTACGGATCGACACCCCCGGCGAGGCGGACTACTACCGCCACGGCGGGATCATGCAGTACGTGCTGCGTTCGCTGCTCTAA